From the genome of Blautia pseudococcoides, one region includes:
- a CDS encoding ABC transporter ATP-binding protein yields the protein MENMIEIRSITKKFQEYKALDDVSLTFEKGKIHGVIGRNGSGKTVLFKCICGFLKVDIGEIFIEGKKLGKDIEAPSDVGVIIENPGFLPGYNGYQNLNFLGGIKKKISRQDIMDVMERVGLDGKSKKHVGKYSLGMKQRLGIAQAIMEEPSLLILDEPMNGLDNQGVQDVRTLLTELKKEGKTILLASHNKEDISVLCDTVVEFDKGKIVEKI from the coding sequence ATGGAAAATATGATTGAGATAAGAAGTATAACAAAGAAGTTTCAAGAGTATAAAGCTTTGGATGATGTATCATTAACTTTTGAGAAAGGAAAAATCCATGGTGTGATAGGGCGAAACGGAAGCGGAAAAACGGTATTGTTTAAGTGTATCTGTGGATTTTTGAAAGTTGATATAGGGGAAATTTTTATTGAAGGAAAAAAACTTGGGAAGGATATCGAAGCTCCTTCCGATGTAGGAGTAATCATTGAAAATCCTGGATTTTTACCGGGATATAATGGATATCAGAATCTTAATTTTCTGGGAGGTATCAAGAAAAAAATATCCAGACAAGACATAATGGATGTTATGGAAAGGGTAGGATTAGATGGCAAGAGTAAAAAACATGTAGGAAAATATTCTCTGGGAATGAAGCAACGTTTGGGAATAGCACAAGCGATTATGGAGGAACCCTCTCTTCTGATTTTGGATGAACCAATGAATGGACTGGATAATCAAGGGGTACAAGATGTCAGAACACTTTTAACAGAGCTAAAAAAAGAGGGAAAAACCATTTTACTAGCTAGTCATAATAAGGAAGATATATCTGTTTTGTGCGATACAGTTGTTGAATTTGATAAGGGGAAGATTGTCGAAAAAATATAA
- a CDS encoding SLC13 family permease encodes MRSLLYKTLREETVFCISLLFALLSMLAVKPDAEYAGYIDLRTLCLLFCLMAVTAGFQKCGIFRILAEKLLGAQNHMRGLALALVLLPFFCSMVITNDVALLTFVPFTILVLHIIKQDRHTAPIIVLQTIAANLGSMATPPGNPQNLFLCSRYGLGMGEFFLTMLPFTAISLILLLFCIRFVRQEPVRVYFKESSPLEHPRLLAVFTVLFLLCLLTIFHVLPYQALTLCVIVCLILLSRDIFWNVDYFLLATFVCFFVFSGNLGRMETMRSFLSACMTKNGMLTSVLSSQIISNVPAAVLLSSFTENWKALLVGTNLGGLGTPIASLASLISMKFYLKTEEGDFRSYLLLFLALNAVGLVILLTAAYILSAAGFLF; translated from the coding sequence ATGAGGTCCTTACTGTATAAAACACTCCGGGAGGAGACTGTTTTCTGCATCTCGCTCCTTTTCGCCCTGCTTTCCATGCTGGCTGTAAAGCCTGATGCGGAATATGCGGGCTATATAGACCTGCGCACTCTGTGCCTCCTGTTTTGTCTCATGGCTGTGACGGCAGGTTTTCAGAAATGCGGTATTTTCCGTATACTGGCCGAAAAACTCCTGGGTGCCCAGAACCATATGCGCGGGCTTGCTCTCGCCCTGGTACTGCTGCCGTTTTTCTGCTCCATGGTGATCACAAATGACGTGGCGCTCCTTACCTTTGTTCCCTTCACCATCCTGGTACTACATATTATTAAACAGGACAGACATACCGCGCCGATCATTGTGCTGCAGACCATAGCTGCCAATCTTGGAAGCATGGCTACTCCCCCCGGAAATCCCCAGAACCTTTTTCTCTGTTCCAGATATGGGCTGGGAATGGGAGAATTTTTTCTCACCATGCTGCCCTTCACTGCTATTAGCCTTATTCTGCTTCTTTTTTGTATCCGGTTCGTGCGTCAGGAACCTGTGAGGGTGTACTTTAAGGAGTCTTCCCCTCTGGAGCATCCACGGCTTCTGGCTGTTTTTACAGTCCTTTTTCTTTTGTGCCTGCTGACTATCTTCCATGTTCTACCCTATCAGGCATTGACCTTGTGTGTTATTGTATGTCTTATACTTCTTTCCAGGGACATCTTTTGGAACGTAGACTATTTTCTTCTGGCAACTTTTGTATGCTTTTTCGTCTTTTCCGGAAATCTGGGCAGAATGGAAACCATGCGCTCCTTTCTGTCCGCGTGTATGACAAAAAACGGCATGCTGACTTCTGTGCTCTCCAGCCAGATCATCAGTAATGTCCCCGCTGCTGTGCTTCTGTCTTCTTTTACGGAGAATTGGAAGGCCCTTTTGGTGGGCACCAATCTGGGCGGTCTGGGAACTCCCATCGCCTCTCTGGCAAGCCTGATCTCCATGAAATTTTATCTCAAGACCGAGGAGGGGGATTTTCGTTCCTATCTGCTGCTTTTTCTGGCCTTGAACGCAGTCGGACTTGTAATCCTCCTTACAGCCGCATACATACTTTCAGCCGCCGGTTTTCTTTTTTGA
- a CDS encoding TIGR03905 family TSCPD domain-containing protein: MTVYKTKGVCSRSIEIELDGDTISSVKFNGGCNGNTKGIASLVKGMKVDEVIERLKGTDCGGRGTSCPDQLALALESIKAQNA; encoded by the coding sequence ATGACTGTATATAAGACTAAAGGTGTCTGTTCGCGTTCCATCGAGATTGAACTGGATGGGGATACGATCTCATCTGTAAAATTCAATGGGGGATGCAATGGCAATACGAAAGGGATTGCCAGCCTGGTAAAAGGCATGAAGGTTGATGAAGTCATTGAGCGCCTGAAAGGGACAGACTGCGGCGGACGTGGTACATCCTGTCCGGATCAGCTTGCGCTGGCGCTGGAGTCCATCAAAGCGCAGAATGCCTGA
- a CDS encoding ABC transporter permease has translation MFWNIYSKRLLSSIRNKDQLIWIWAFPLIMATLFYFCLSSVSQSDNLESVPVGVVTDTAYEEDQMFNQVLEQVGSGEDAILKVTEYAQRDKADSALEKGDIDGYILIRENIPQLVVKQDGINQTILKSFLDRYVQTEGNIRSIMEKNPDYALDFEGIMGGDTLTEEISLSSQPYSPVVNFYYALIAMICMYGGMQGLTSITYLQGNLSALGARRMMAPLGRIRVIFYDLLASATVHIMSLLFLLFYITVILRVDFGDRLPLLVLTCLAGTILGVAFGTAISCLTKLGENMKVGILVSITMFCCFGAGMMVSGMKYIVDQHMPIISWLNPAARISDAFYCLYYFDDYQRYCQNIAVILAMAAGMFLLSAFSLRRQNYESI, from the coding sequence ATGTTCTGGAATATTTACAGTAAGCGTTTACTCAGTTCCATTCGGAACAAGGATCAGCTTATTTGGATTTGGGCCTTTCCGCTGATCATGGCGACCCTGTTTTATTTCTGCCTGTCATCCGTGTCACAGTCAGACAATTTGGAGTCTGTTCCGGTGGGCGTGGTTACTGATACCGCCTATGAGGAAGACCAGATGTTCAATCAGGTCTTGGAACAGGTGGGCAGCGGGGAGGATGCCATACTGAAGGTGACGGAATATGCGCAGAGGGACAAAGCGGACAGTGCGCTGGAGAAGGGAGACATTGACGGATATATTCTTATCAGGGAAAATATCCCCCAGCTTGTAGTGAAGCAGGACGGCATAAACCAGACAATCCTGAAAAGCTTTCTGGACCGCTATGTGCAGACAGAGGGAAATATAAGGTCCATAATGGAAAAGAATCCGGATTATGCCCTTGATTTTGAGGGGATCATGGGAGGAGATACCCTGACAGAGGAAATATCCCTCTCCTCGCAGCCCTATTCCCCGGTGGTGAACTTTTATTATGCCCTGATCGCAATGATATGCATGTACGGCGGTATGCAGGGGCTTACAAGTATCACATATCTGCAGGGAAACCTGTCCGCTCTGGGAGCCAGGCGCATGATGGCACCCCTTGGCAGGATCCGTGTGATTTTTTACGACCTGCTGGCCAGTGCAACGGTGCATATAATGAGCCTGTTGTTTCTATTGTTTTATATTACGGTTATTCTGAGAGTGGATTTTGGGGACCGGCTGCCTCTTCTCGTTCTCACGTGTCTGGCAGGCACTATCCTGGGTGTGGCGTTCGGTACGGCTATAAGCTGTCTGACTAAACTGGGAGAGAATATGAAAGTTGGAATTCTGGTATCCATTACTATGTTCTGCTGTTTTGGGGCAGGCATGATGGTTTCAGGCATGAAATATATTGTGGACCAGCATATGCCCATTATCTCCTGGCTGAACCCTGCGGCAAGGATATCAGATGCTTTTTACTGCCTGTACTATTTTGACGACTATCAGAGATACTGCCAGAACATAGCTGTGATACTGGCAATGGCAGCCGGAATGTTTCTGCTGTCAGCATTTTCTTTAAGGAGGCAGAATTATGAGAGTATTTAA
- a CDS encoding ABC transporter permease — translation MRVFKVCLLVIRRRMVMFATYFIIFIGVSIMLSQFSRQSYSSVFEESRPAFTVINRDKETIYTEKMMDFLKEHGTYVPLEDDMEAIQDARFNEAVSYILIIPEGFQDALKDQKPVKLLENMIQDSASGYQMSSYVNQYWGYIQTREKIEENPDREKIADEVSELLNRSVSVEKRQYLKTQPVSEGFKAQYQVAPYIILVICVLCITSIFLSFQRPDIRMRNLCGPLKPFTRLWQMGLGCSCVGIVFWIILTAAGLFLYYDSVKDMDIRITGLILLNNFIMLLLAMAVSVLASLFVRDTNMQNAAANILALGLSFLGGAFVPISIMGDSVLKVARCLPVYWYEECLDEISGLTGFGMENLLPVWKCMGILLGFTIAVLCVTLAVNKQKSGAEESFGTTKTEIGM, via the coding sequence ATGAGAGTATTTAAGGTGTGTCTGTTGGTGATCAGACGCAGGATGGTCATGTTTGCCACTTATTTTATCATATTTATCGGCGTATCTATTATGCTCTCACAGTTTAGCAGACAGAGCTACAGCAGTGTATTTGAGGAGAGCCGCCCTGCGTTCACAGTGATAAACAGAGATAAAGAAACAATTTATACGGAAAAAATGATGGATTTTTTAAAGGAGCATGGAACTTATGTGCCTCTTGAAGATGATATGGAAGCCATTCAGGATGCCAGATTTAACGAGGCAGTCAGCTATATCCTGATCATCCCGGAGGGGTTCCAGGATGCCCTGAAGGATCAGAAACCGGTCAAATTACTGGAAAATATGATACAGGACTCTGCCAGTGGATATCAGATGAGTAGTTATGTCAACCAGTATTGGGGCTATATACAGACCAGGGAAAAGATAGAGGAGAATCCGGACAGAGAGAAAATTGCAGATGAGGTATCAGAACTTTTAAACAGAAGTGTCAGCGTGGAAAAACGCCAGTATTTGAAGACACAGCCCGTCTCCGAGGGATTTAAGGCTCAATATCAGGTGGCGCCGTATATCATTTTGGTTATCTGTGTTCTCTGCATTACCTCCATATTTCTCAGCTTCCAGAGGCCGGATATTCGTATGAGGAATCTGTGCGGGCCTTTGAAACCATTTACACGGCTGTGGCAGATGGGATTGGGATGTTCATGTGTTGGGATTGTATTTTGGATCATACTTACAGCCGCAGGACTTTTCCTATATTATGATTCGGTGAAGGACATGGATATCAGGATCACAGGCCTGATCCTGCTGAACAACTTTATCATGCTTTTGCTTGCTATGGCAGTCTCGGTGCTGGCATCCCTCTTTGTCAGGGATACGAATATGCAGAATGCGGCAGCCAATATACTGGCCCTGGGCCTGTCTTTCCTGGGGGGAGCATTTGTGCCCATCAGCATTATGGGGGACAGCGTTCTGAAAGTTGCCAGATGCCTGCCCGTATACTGGTACGAAGAATGCCTGGATGAAATCAGCGGCCTGACTGGATTCGGCATGGAGAATCTGCTTCCGGTGTGGAAGTGTATGGGGATCCTTCTGGGATTCACAATAGCAGTCCTCTGTGTTACGCTGGCAGTAAATAAGCAGAAAAGCGGTGCGGAGGAGTCCTTCGGAACCACAAAGACAGAGATAGGGATGTAA